In a single window of the Bacillus clarus genome:
- the trmD gene encoding tRNA (guanosine(37)-N1)-methyltransferase TrmD, which yields MKIDILTLFPDMFTGVFGSSILKKAQEKEAVKLRVVNFRDYTTSKHNSVDDYPYGGGAGMVLTPQPIFDAVEELTKGTDRKPRVVLMCPQGERFTQKKAEELAQEEHLIFVCGHYEGYDERIREHLVTDEISIGDYVLTGGELASMVVTDSVVRLLPGVLGNQASQVEDSFSTGLLEHPHYTRPADFRGMKVPDVLTSGNHKNIDEWRHKESLRRTYTRRPDLLEERQLSKQEEKWLEQIKKEQ from the coding sequence ATGAAAATTGACATTTTAACATTATTTCCAGATATGTTTACTGGTGTGTTCGGATCCTCGATTTTAAAAAAAGCACAAGAAAAAGAAGCGGTGAAACTCCGTGTTGTAAATTTTCGTGATTATACAACAAGTAAGCATAACAGTGTAGATGATTATCCGTACGGTGGGGGCGCAGGGATGGTATTAACCCCGCAGCCTATCTTTGATGCGGTGGAAGAGTTAACGAAGGGAACTGACCGTAAACCAAGGGTTGTCTTAATGTGTCCACAAGGAGAAAGATTCACTCAGAAAAAAGCAGAGGAACTAGCACAAGAAGAACATTTAATTTTTGTGTGTGGTCACTATGAAGGGTATGATGAGCGAATTCGTGAGCACCTTGTAACAGACGAGATTTCTATCGGTGATTACGTATTAACGGGCGGAGAATTAGCCTCTATGGTTGTTACCGATAGTGTTGTACGCCTTTTGCCAGGAGTACTTGGAAATCAAGCTTCTCAGGTGGAAGATTCTTTTAGCACTGGTTTGTTAGAACATCCGCACTATACACGTCCAGCTGATTTCCGTGGCATGAAGGTACCGGATGTACTTACGTCAGGGAATCATAAAAATATTGATGAATGGCGTCATAAAGAATCCCTGCGCCGTACGTATACACGTCGACCAGATTTACTTGAAGAACGTCAATTATCAAAGCAAGAAGAAAAATGGCTTGAACAAATTAAAAAAGAGCAATAA
- the rncS gene encoding ribonuclease III: MPYRKHREKKYETKYREAFKVFQQKIGITFADEKLLIQAFTHSSYVNEHRKKPHEDNERLEFLGDAVLELTVSQYLFQKYPTMSEGELTKLRAAVVCEPSLVRFANELSFGSLVLLGKGEEMTGGRERPALLADVFEAFIGALYLDQGLDIVWGFLKGIVYPKINEGAFSHVMDYKSQLQELIQRDGSGNIEYQILQEKGPAHNREFVSRVTLNGVPLGLGSGKSKKEAEQQAAAEALKKLKEQS, encoded by the coding sequence ATGCCGTACCGAAAACATAGAGAAAAAAAATACGAAACAAAATATCGTGAAGCTTTTAAAGTATTTCAACAAAAAATAGGTATTACGTTTGCAGATGAAAAATTATTGATTCAAGCATTTACGCATTCATCGTATGTGAATGAGCATCGAAAAAAGCCGCATGAAGATAACGAACGTCTTGAATTTCTTGGAGACGCTGTATTGGAACTCACTGTGTCACAGTATCTGTTTCAAAAATATCCGACAATGAGCGAAGGGGAATTAACAAAGTTGCGTGCAGCTGTTGTATGTGAACCATCTCTTGTACGTTTTGCGAATGAATTGTCATTTGGCAGCCTTGTTTTACTAGGAAAAGGTGAAGAGATGACAGGTGGACGTGAACGACCAGCTTTATTAGCGGATGTCTTTGAAGCGTTTATTGGTGCCCTTTATCTTGATCAAGGATTAGATATAGTTTGGGGATTCTTAAAGGGAATTGTATATCCGAAAATTAATGAAGGTGCTTTTTCTCATGTGATGGATTATAAGAGTCAACTACAAGAGTTGATTCAGCGTGATGGTAGTGGCAATATTGAGTATCAAATTTTACAAGAAAAAGGGCCTGCCCACAATCGAGAGTTTGTGTCACGTGTTACATTAAATGGCGTGCCTTTAGGTCTTGGAAGTGGAAAGTCGAAAAAAGAAGCGGAGCAGCAAGCGGCTGCAGAAGCATTGAAGAAATTAAAAGAACAATCATAA
- the ylqF gene encoding ribosome biogenesis GTPase YlqF codes for MAIQWFPGHMAKARRQVTEKLKLIDVVIELVDARLPLSSRNPMIDEIITHKPRLVVLNKADMADDRLTKQWIAYFEEKGHKAISINAQAGQGMKEIAAACKVLVKEKFDKMVAKGIRPRAIRALIVGIPNVGKSTLINKLAKKNIAKTGDRPGVTTAQQWIKVGKEMELLDTPGILWPKFEDELVGLRLATTGAIKDSILNLQDVAVYALRFMEKHYPERIQERYKLSEIPEDIVEFFDAIGRNRGCLMGGGMIDYDKTSELILRELRGGKLGKMTFETPEEFAEEVEEV; via the coding sequence ATGGCAATTCAATGGTTCCCAGGGCATATGGCGAAAGCTAGGCGCCAAGTAACAGAGAAATTAAAGTTAATTGATGTTGTAATCGAACTTGTAGATGCTCGATTACCTTTATCTTCTCGAAACCCGATGATTGATGAAATTATTACACATAAGCCGAGGCTTGTTGTTTTAAATAAAGCGGATATGGCAGATGATCGACTAACAAAGCAATGGATCGCCTATTTTGAGGAAAAAGGGCATAAAGCAATTTCAATTAATGCGCAAGCTGGACAAGGGATGAAAGAAATTGCAGCTGCATGTAAAGTACTTGTAAAAGAAAAGTTTGATAAAATGGTTGCAAAAGGCATTCGTCCAAGAGCAATTCGCGCTTTAATTGTAGGTATTCCGAATGTCGGTAAATCCACATTGATTAATAAATTAGCGAAGAAAAATATTGCGAAAACAGGTGATCGCCCAGGAGTTACAACAGCTCAACAATGGATTAAGGTTGGGAAGGAAATGGAACTACTGGATACACCAGGTATTTTATGGCCTAAATTTGAAGATGAATTAGTTGGACTTCGTCTTGCGACAACGGGTGCGATTAAAGATTCTATTTTAAATTTACAAGACGTAGCAGTATATGCACTTCGTTTTATGGAAAAGCATTATCCAGAACGTATACAAGAACGCTATAAATTAAGTGAAATTCCAGAAGACATTGTAGAATTCTTTGATGCGATTGGAAGAAATAGAGGTTGCCTAATGGGCGGCGGAATGATTGATTATGATAAAACATCTGAGCTTATTCTTCGTGAGCTTCGTGGTGGCAAACTTGGAAAAATGACATTTGAAACACCGGAAGAATTTGCAGAGGAAGTAGAAGAAGTATAA
- the ffh gene encoding signal recognition particle protein — MAFEGLADRLQQTMQKIRGKGKVSEADVKEMMREVRLALLEADVNFKVVKDFVKRVSERAVGQDVMKSLTPGQQVIKVVQEELTELMGGEQSKIAVANKPPTVIMMVGLQGAGKTTTTGKLANLLRKKHNRKPMLVAADIYRPAAIKQLETLGKQLDMPVFSLGDQVSPVEIAKQAIAKAKEDHHDYVLIDTAGRLHIDEELMDELAKVKEVAKPDEIFLVVDAMTGQDAVNVAQSFHEQLGLTGVVLTKLDGDTRGGAALSIKAVTNTPIKFAGMGEKLDAIEAFHPERMASRILGMGDVLTLIEKAQATVDEEKAKELEQKMRTLSFTLDDFLEQLGQVRQLGPLDELLGMLPGANKIKGLKNAQVDEKQIGHIEAIIRSMTKVEREQPEIINASRKKRIAKGSGTTVQEINRLIKQFDDMKKMMKTMTGMQKGKKKGLGGLKFPFM; from the coding sequence ATGGCATTTGAAGGATTAGCCGACCGACTTCAACAGACGATGCAAAAAATCCGCGGCAAAGGAAAAGTTTCTGAAGCCGATGTAAAAGAAATGATGAGAGAAGTTCGTCTAGCTCTTTTAGAAGCGGATGTTAACTTTAAGGTAGTAAAAGATTTTGTAAAGCGTGTGTCTGAGCGTGCTGTCGGACAAGATGTAATGAAAAGTTTGACACCTGGGCAACAAGTAATTAAAGTTGTACAGGAAGAACTTACAGAACTTATGGGTGGAGAGCAAAGCAAAATTGCTGTTGCTAATAAGCCACCAACTGTTATTATGATGGTTGGTTTGCAAGGTGCAGGTAAAACAACGACAACAGGTAAACTTGCGAATTTGCTTCGTAAAAAGCATAATCGTAAACCGATGCTTGTTGCAGCCGATATTTACCGTCCTGCAGCGATTAAACAGCTTGAAACATTAGGGAAGCAATTGGACATGCCTGTTTTCTCATTAGGAGATCAAGTAAGTCCTGTTGAAATTGCGAAACAAGCGATTGCAAAAGCAAAAGAAGATCATCACGATTATGTTTTAATCGATACAGCGGGTCGCCTGCATATCGATGAAGAACTAATGGATGAATTAGCGAAAGTGAAAGAAGTTGCGAAACCGGATGAAATCTTCCTTGTTGTCGATGCGATGACAGGACAAGATGCGGTGAATGTTGCACAAAGTTTCCATGAACAGTTAGGATTAACGGGTGTTGTATTAACGAAATTAGACGGTGATACGCGCGGTGGTGCGGCATTATCGATTAAAGCAGTAACAAACACACCGATTAAATTTGCTGGTATGGGTGAAAAGCTAGATGCGATTGAAGCGTTCCATCCAGAACGCATGGCATCCCGTATTTTAGGAATGGGTGACGTTTTAACATTAATTGAAAAAGCGCAAGCTACAGTTGATGAGGAAAAAGCAAAAGAACTTGAGCAAAAAATGCGTACGCTTTCGTTTACGCTTGACGATTTCCTAGAACAACTCGGACAAGTGCGTCAACTTGGACCACTTGATGAATTGTTAGGAATGCTTCCTGGTGCAAATAAAATTAAAGGGCTAAAAAATGCACAAGTTGATGAAAAACAAATTGGGCATATTGAGGCAATTATTCGTTCTATGACTAAAGTAGAGCGAGAACAACCGGAAATTATCAATGCTAGTCGTAAAAAACGCATTGCCAAAGGTAGCGGTACAACGGTACAAGAAATCAATCGTCTAATCAAGCAATTTGATGATATGAAAAAAATGATGAAGACGATGACGGGAATGCAAAAAGGTAAGAAAAAAGGACTAGGTGGATTGAAGTTTCCATTTATGTAA
- the ftsY gene encoding signal recognition particle-docking protein FtsY, producing the protein MSFFKKLKEKISKQTDTVTEKFKNGLEKTRNSFADKVNDLVYRYRKVDEDFFEELEEILIGADVGVATVMELIDQLKEEVQRRNIQDPREVQAVISEKLVGIYKGDQEFSNEINMQQDQLTVILFVGVNGVGKTTTIGKMAHKFKTEGKSVLLAAGDTFRAGAIEQLEVWGERVGVEVIKQGSGSDPAAVMYDAVQAAKARKVDVLLCDTAGRLQNKVNLMKELEKVKRVIEREVPGAPHEVLLVIDATTGQNGLSQAKTFREATDVSGIVLTKLDGTAKGGIVLAIRNEMDVPVKFVGLGEQMDDLQQFDPEQYVYGLFANLVEKEEA; encoded by the coding sequence ATGAGCTTCTTTAAAAAATTAAAAGAAAAGATTTCGAAACAAACTGATACGGTAACAGAGAAATTTAAAAATGGATTAGAAAAAACACGAAATTCATTTGCAGATAAAGTAAATGATTTAGTGTATCGCTATCGTAAAGTGGATGAAGATTTCTTTGAAGAATTAGAAGAAATTTTAATCGGTGCAGATGTCGGGGTTGCAACAGTAATGGAACTGATTGATCAACTGAAAGAAGAGGTACAGCGTCGTAATATTCAAGATCCAAGAGAAGTACAAGCTGTCATCTCAGAGAAATTAGTAGGAATCTACAAAGGTGATCAAGAATTTAGTAATGAAATTAATATGCAACAGGACCAGTTGACAGTTATTTTATTTGTGGGTGTTAACGGTGTAGGGAAAACGACAACAATTGGTAAGATGGCTCACAAGTTTAAAACAGAGGGTAAGTCTGTTCTGTTAGCGGCGGGGGATACGTTCCGTGCTGGGGCAATCGAACAGCTAGAAGTATGGGGCGAACGCGTTGGTGTGGAAGTAATTAAACAAGGTTCGGGTTCTGATCCAGCGGCGGTTATGTATGATGCAGTCCAGGCTGCTAAAGCTCGCAAAGTTGATGTTTTACTATGTGATACAGCAGGGCGTTTACAAAATAAAGTGAACTTAATGAAAGAGTTAGAAAAAGTAAAGCGTGTTATTGAACGCGAGGTGCCGGGAGCTCCTCATGAAGTATTACTTGTTATCGATGCAACAACAGGACAAAATGGATTGAGTCAAGCGAAAACATTCCGTGAAGCAACGGATGTTTCGGGGATTGTTTTAACTAAGTTAGATGGAACTGCAAAAGGCGGTATTGTATTGGCGATCCGCAATGAAATGGATGTGCCAGTGAAATTTGTAGGTCTTGGAGAGCAAATGGACGACTTACAGCAATTTGATCCAGAACAATACGTTTACGGTTTATTTGCAAACTTAGTAGAAAAAGAAGAAGCATAA
- the lepB gene encoding signal peptidase I produces MKKEKSSLWEWIKAILIAVVLAGVIRQFFFAPILVDGVSMSPTLHDRDRMIVNKIGYHIGEPKRFDIIVFRATEEKDYIKRVIGLPGDEIEYRNDKLYVNGKPYEEPYLDKQKKELADGPLTYDFTLEEMTGKKTVPKGQLFVLGDNRRFSKDSRSIGTISMDQVIGKANMLYWPLKDARIVK; encoded by the coding sequence ATGAAGAAAGAGAAGAGTTCACTTTGGGAATGGATAAAAGCAATTTTGATTGCTGTTGTGTTAGCGGGTGTTATTAGACAATTTTTCTTTGCGCCAATTCTTGTAGATGGTGTATCGATGTCACCAACGCTACATGATCGTGATCGGATGATTGTTAATAAGATTGGTTATCACATCGGTGAACCGAAACGTTTTGATATTATTGTTTTTCGAGCTACGGAAGAAAAAGACTATATTAAGCGTGTTATTGGCTTACCGGGTGATGAAATTGAGTATCGTAATGATAAATTATATGTTAACGGAAAACCCTATGAGGAACCGTATTTAGACAAGCAGAAAAAAGAACTTGCTGACGGACCGCTTACATATGATTTTACTCTTGAAGAGATGACAGGTAAAAAAACTGTTCCGAAAGGTCAATTATTTGTTTTAGGTGATAATCGTCGTTTTAGTAAAGATAGCCGTTCAATTGGTACGATTTCAATGGACCAAGTAATTGGAAAAGCCAATATGTTATATTGGCCATTAAAAGACGCACGTATTGTGAAATAA
- a CDS encoding putative DNA-binding protein, with amino-acid sequence MLEKTTRMNYLFDFYQSLLTQKQRSYMSLYYLDDLSLGEIAEEFDVSRQAVYDNIKRTEAMLEEYEEKLVLLQKFQERQRLVARLKQLISEEEHVNEEMKQVVEAIEKLD; translated from the coding sequence ATGCTCGAAAAAACAACGAGAATGAATTATTTGTTTGATTTTTATCAATCGTTGTTAACGCAAAAACAAAGAAGTTATATGTCGCTTTATTATTTAGATGATTTATCTCTTGGTGAAATTGCGGAAGAATTTGATGTAAGTCGCCAAGCCGTGTATGATAACATTAAACGGACTGAAGCGATGCTTGAAGAATATGAAGAAAAATTAGTATTACTTCAAAAGTTTCAAGAGCGACAGCGACTTGTTGCAAGGCTAAAACAGCTAATCAGCGAAGAAGAGCATGTGAATGAAGAAATGAAACAAGTTGTTGAAGCTATCGAAAAATTAGATTAG
- the rpsP gene encoding 30S ribosomal protein S16: MAVKIRLKRMGAKKTPFYRVVVADSRSPRDGRFIEEIGTYNPVAQPAEVKINEEAALKWLGNGAKPSDTVRNLFSNQGIMEKFHLSKQGK, encoded by the coding sequence ATGGCAGTTAAAATTCGTTTAAAACGTATGGGAGCTAAAAAAACTCCTTTCTATCGTGTAGTTGTTGCAGATTCTCGTTCTCCTCGTGACGGACGTTTCATTGAGGAAATCGGTACTTACAATCCGGTTGCTCAACCAGCTGAAGTGAAAATCAACGAAGAAGCAGCATTAAAATGGTTAGGAAATGGTGCTAAACCATCTGATACAGTTCGTAATCTTTTCTCTAACCAAGGTATCATGGAGAAATTCCACTTATCTAAACAAGGTAAGTAA
- the smc gene encoding chromosome segregation protein SMC, translating to MFLKRLEIAGFKSFAERISVDFVPGVTSVVGPNGSGKSNITDAIRWVLGEQSAKSLRGAKMEDIIFAGSDTRKAVNVAEVTITLNNEDQRLPIEYNEVCVTRRVSRSGDSDFFINKQSCRLKDIIDLFMDSGMGREAFSIISQGKVEEILSSKSEERRSVFEEAAGVLKYKLRKKKAEAKLAETQENLNRVQDIIHELSNQVEPLERQASIAKDYLEKKEELEKVEAALIVHEIEELHEKWETLRNRFGHNKDEEAKISTYLQKSEAELEELRGQLQAIDESVDSLQEVLLLSSKELEKLEGQRELLKERKQNATTHCAQLEKLIVELTEKAKSYDGEIEISTEGLMEFANQVKELEQKLHENEKLLATYAENLEEQIEHLKGDYIELLNQQASHRNELSMLEEQFKQQNSKNRRLDEENEKYVQMRMQIAAKKTKLVESYEQVTEKVASIITDIQKTEVALGKCKSQYSENETKLYQAYQFVQQARSRKEMLEEMQEDYSGFYQGVREVLKARENRLQGIEGAVAELLTVPKEYEIAMEIALGAAMQHIVVQTEENARNAISFLKQNKHGRATFLPQAVIKGRALSFDQLRIVNQHPSFIGVAAELVQYNNKYENVVSNLLGTVVVAKDLRGANELAKQLQYRYRIVTVEGDVVNPGGSMTGGAVKQAKSSLLGRQRELEEWMKKLAEMEEKTSKLENFVKAVKQEIQEKEVKVRELRQSVETERVDEQKLKEEINRLELEEHRINDRLSIYDLEIEGFLQDQVKMQGRKEELEEILTNLQKEIAELDGKIITLTQQKSKQHSSKEKVQKEMTELKVQAAEKQQRLSNQKEKVERLTKEKDETEGTLVKTKEDLAFLKQEMTSNSSGEEQITNMIEKKAYDRNQTSELIHSRREQRVTLQERVEHLEREVKEMKGKYKYILEMLKDQEVKINRLDVELENRLQHLRETYTISFEAAKLKYTMMMPAEDARKKVKLIKLSIEELGTVNLGAIDEYERVAERHTFLLGQRDDLEEAKATLHQVIMEMDEEMKKRFSTTFEAIRSEFQYVFSELFGGGRADLVMTNPQDLLNTGIDIVAQPPGKKLQNLGLLSGGERALTAIALLFGILKVRPVPFCVLDEVEAALDEANVARFAQYLKKFSDETQFIVITHRKGTMEESDVLYGVTMQESGVSKLVSVRLDDGEELVESV from the coding sequence GTGTTTTTAAAAAGATTAGAAATAGCAGGGTTTAAATCTTTTGCTGAGCGTATATCTGTCGATTTTGTTCCGGGTGTAACCTCTGTAGTTGGTCCTAATGGTAGCGGAAAGAGTAATATTACTGACGCAATCCGTTGGGTACTTGGAGAACAATCAGCCAAATCATTACGCGGTGCAAAGATGGAAGATATTATTTTTGCTGGAAGTGATACGCGAAAAGCGGTTAATGTCGCTGAGGTAACAATAACTTTAAATAATGAAGACCAACGTTTGCCGATTGAATATAATGAGGTGTGTGTAACGCGCCGCGTTTCTCGTTCAGGAGATAGTGACTTCTTTATTAATAAACAATCTTGTAGATTGAAGGATATTATTGATTTGTTCATGGACTCTGGCATGGGTCGAGAAGCCTTTTCAATTATTAGCCAAGGGAAAGTTGAAGAAATTTTAAGTAGTAAATCAGAAGAACGTCGCAGTGTATTCGAAGAAGCGGCGGGTGTATTAAAATATAAACTTCGCAAAAAGAAAGCGGAAGCGAAATTAGCAGAGACACAAGAGAACTTAAATCGTGTTCAAGATATTATTCATGAATTGAGTAATCAAGTAGAACCTCTTGAGAGACAAGCCTCTATTGCGAAAGACTACCTTGAGAAAAAAGAAGAGCTAGAGAAAGTTGAAGCAGCTCTTATCGTGCATGAAATTGAAGAATTACATGAAAAATGGGAAACGCTTCGCAATCGATTTGGACATAATAAAGATGAAGAAGCGAAAATATCGACATATTTACAAAAAAGTGAAGCGGAGCTTGAAGAATTACGTGGACAATTGCAAGCGATTGATGAATCTGTAGATTCCTTGCAAGAGGTTCTTCTTCTTTCTAGTAAAGAGTTAGAGAAACTAGAAGGACAACGTGAATTGTTAAAGGAAAGAAAACAAAATGCGACGACGCACTGTGCGCAGCTTGAAAAGTTAATCGTTGAATTGACAGAGAAAGCTAAAAGTTATGATGGTGAAATTGAAATAAGCACAGAAGGGCTAATGGAATTTGCAAATCAAGTAAAAGAGTTGGAACAGAAGTTACATGAAAATGAAAAACTTCTTGCAACCTATGCAGAAAACTTAGAAGAGCAAATTGAACATTTAAAAGGTGATTATATTGAGCTTTTAAATCAACAAGCAAGTCATCGTAACGAATTATCTATGCTCGAAGAACAGTTTAAACAGCAAAACTCTAAAAACCGACGCCTGGATGAAGAGAATGAAAAATATGTACAAATGCGTATGCAAATTGCAGCTAAAAAAACAAAACTTGTAGAGAGTTATGAACAAGTGACAGAGAAAGTTGCAAGCATTATTACTGATATACAAAAGACCGAAGTGGCGCTTGGGAAATGTAAATCGCAGTATAGTGAAAATGAAACGAAATTGTACCAAGCATATCAGTTTGTACAACAGGCGCGTTCTCGAAAAGAAATGTTAGAAGAGATGCAAGAAGATTATTCTGGTTTTTATCAAGGGGTACGTGAAGTATTAAAGGCTCGTGAAAATAGACTACAAGGTATCGAGGGAGCTGTCGCTGAACTTCTGACTGTACCGAAAGAATACGAAATTGCGATGGAAATTGCTCTTGGTGCAGCGATGCAACATATTGTTGTACAAACTGAAGAGAATGCTCGTAATGCAATTTCCTTCTTAAAACAAAATAAACATGGTCGTGCAACGTTCCTCCCACAAGCAGTTATTAAAGGAAGAGCGTTATCGTTTGACCAATTACGTATTGTGAATCAGCATCCATCGTTTATTGGTGTAGCAGCGGAATTAGTGCAGTACAATAACAAATACGAAAACGTTGTTTCGAATTTATTAGGCACAGTTGTTGTTGCGAAGGACTTACGAGGTGCAAATGAGTTGGCGAAACAATTACAATATCGTTATCGTATCGTAACGGTCGAAGGGGATGTTGTAAATCCTGGTGGCTCTATGACTGGTGGAGCTGTAAAACAAGCGAAGTCTTCTTTATTAGGGCGTCAGCGTGAACTAGAAGAGTGGATGAAGAAGCTTGCCGAAATGGAAGAGAAAACATCTAAATTAGAAAACTTTGTTAAAGCGGTGAAGCAAGAGATTCAAGAAAAAGAAGTGAAAGTAAGAGAATTACGTCAGAGCGTAGAAACAGAACGTGTGGACGAACAGAAATTAAAAGAAGAAATTAATCGCTTAGAGTTAGAAGAGCATCGTATTAATGATCGTTTATCTATCTATGATTTAGAAATAGAAGGATTTTTACAAGACCAAGTGAAAATGCAAGGACGTAAAGAAGAGTTAGAAGAGATTTTAACAAATCTTCAAAAAGAAATTGCAGAATTAGATGGTAAAATTATAACTTTAACGCAACAAAAAAGTAAACAACATTCTTCAAAAGAAAAAGTGCAGAAAGAGATGACTGAGTTAAAAGTACAAGCGGCAGAAAAACAACAACGTTTGTCTAATCAGAAAGAGAAAGTAGAGCGCTTAACGAAAGAAAAGGATGAGACGGAAGGAACGCTTGTAAAAACGAAAGAAGATTTAGCGTTCTTAAAACAAGAAATGACGTCCAATTCAAGTGGAGAAGAGCAAATTACGAATATGATTGAGAAGAAAGCTTACGATCGAAATCAGACTTCGGAATTAATTCATTCTCGTCGGGAGCAACGTGTAACGCTGCAAGAGAGAGTAGAGCATCTAGAACGTGAAGTAAAAGAGATGAAAGGTAAGTATAAATACATTCTTGAGATGTTAAAGGATCAAGAAGTAAAAATAAACCGTCTTGACGTGGAGTTAGAAAATAGATTGCAACATTTACGTGAAACATATACTATTTCATTTGAAGCGGCAAAATTGAAATATACTATGATGATGCCTGCGGAAGATGCGCGTAAAAAAGTGAAATTAATTAAATTATCTATCGAGGAGCTAGGTACGGTAAACTTAGGGGCAATCGATGAGTATGAACGTGTAGCAGAACGCCATACATTCCTGTTAGGGCAACGAGATGACTTGGAAGAAGCGAAAGCGACACTACATCAAGTTATAATGGAAATGGATGAAGAGATGAAAAAACGCTTTTCTACTACGTTCGAAGCAATTCGTTCGGAGTTCCAATATGTGTTCTCTGAATTGTTTGGAGGCGGAAGAGCAGATTTAGTAATGACGAATCCGCAAGATCTCTTAAATACAGGTATCGATATTGTAGCGCAACCACCAGGGAAAAAACTACAAAACTTAGGTTTACTTTCAGGAGGCGAACGTGCTTTAACGGCGATTGCATTGCTGTTTGGTATTTTAAAAGTACGCCCTGTTCCATTCTGTGTATTAGATGAGGTTGAAGCTGCACTTGATGAGGCGAATGTTGCTCGCTTTGCACAATATTTGAAGAAGTTCAGTGATGAGACGCAGTTTATTGTGATTACGCACAGAAAAGGCACAATGGAAGAGTCTGATGTACTATATGGTGTAACGATGCAAGAATCAGGTGTGTCTAAGCTCGTTTCTGTTCGTTTAGATGATGGAGAAGAACTTGTTGAAAGTGTATAG
- the rplS gene encoding 50S ribosomal protein L19: protein MQQLIAEITKGQLKTDLPSFRPGDTLRVHVKVVEGTRERIQLFEGVVIKRRGGGISETFTVRKISYGVGVERTFPVHTPRIAKIEVLRRGKVRRAKLYYLRNLRGKKARIKEIR from the coding sequence ATGCAACAATTAATCGCAGAAATTACAAAAGGCCAATTAAAAACTGACCTTCCTTCATTCCGTCCCGGAGACACTTTACGTGTACACGTAAAAGTAGTTGAGGGAACTCGTGAAAGAATTCAGCTTTTCGAAGGTGTTGTAATTAAACGTCGTGGTGGCGGAATCAGTGAAACATTCACAGTTCGTAAGATTTCTTACGGTGTAGGTGTTGAGCGTACATTCCCAGTTCACACGCCAAGAATCGCGAAAATCGAAGTACTTCGCCGTGGTAAAGTACGTCGTGCTAAGTTATACTACTTACGTAACCTTCGCGGTAAAAAAGCACGTATCAAAGAAATTCGATAA
- the rimM gene encoding ribosome maturation factor RimM (Essential for efficient processing of 16S rRNA) yields the protein MTKWFNVGKIVNTHGVRGEIRVISRTDFPEERYKVGNTLYIWHDKGTEPLSVKVASHRQHKTFDLLTFEGYNNVDEVEKLKGSSIKVPEEQLGELAEGEYYYHEIIGCKVVTEDGEDLGTIKEILSPGANDVWVIKRPKGQDLLIPYIDDVVLQVNIENKLVTIHVMEGLL from the coding sequence ATGACAAAATGGTTTAACGTAGGTAAAATTGTAAATACTCATGGTGTTAGAGGGGAAATTCGAGTTATTTCTCGTACCGATTTTCCTGAAGAACGATATAAAGTAGGGAATACATTATACATATGGCATGATAAAGGGACAGAACCACTTTCGGTAAAGGTCGCTTCTCATCGCCAACACAAAACATTTGATCTATTAACATTTGAAGGATATAACAATGTAGATGAAGTAGAGAAGCTAAAAGGTTCTTCAATAAAAGTACCAGAAGAGCAGTTAGGTGAACTTGCTGAAGGTGAGTACTATTACCATGAAATTATAGGCTGTAAAGTTGTAACAGAAGATGGAGAGGATTTAGGCACGATAAAAGAGATTCTATCTCCTGGTGCGAATGATGTTTGGGTGATCAAGCGCCCGAAAGGTCAAGATCTTTTAATTCCTTACATTGATGATGTTGTACTTCAAGTTAACATCGAAAATAAATTAGTAACCATTCATGTAATGGAAGGGCTGCTATAA
- a CDS encoding KH domain-containing protein, with amino-acid sequence MNKLIETIVKPLVDYPEDVKVAQELCNGEIKYRLTVHPEDVGKVIGKQGRVAKAIRMLLYSVGHHNDEKVTLEIQ; translated from the coding sequence ATGAACAAGTTAATCGAAACAATTGTCAAACCTCTTGTAGATTATCCTGAAGATGTAAAAGTTGCACAGGAACTTTGCAACGGAGAGATAAAGTATCGATTGACTGTGCATCCTGAGGATGTTGGAAAAGTCATTGGAAAGCAGGGGCGAGTTGCGAAAGCAATTCGGATGCTCTTGTATTCAGTGGGACATCACAATGATGAGAAGGTCACACTGGAAATTCAATAA